A section of the Bryobacteraceae bacterium genome encodes:
- a CDS encoding putative Fe(2+)-trafficking protein: MAEAKPKRMVHCVKFGREMEGLDEVPFDNHPLGQRIYENVSKEAWRMWVEHMKMLMNEYRLNLGTREAQEFLLRQMEQYFFGEGSQLPPDYVPPER, translated from the coding sequence ATGGCGGAAGCCAAACCGAAGCGCATGGTGCACTGCGTCAAGTTCGGGCGCGAGATGGAGGGCCTCGACGAGGTACCCTTCGACAACCACCCGCTGGGCCAGCGGATCTACGAGAACGTCTCCAAGGAGGCGTGGCGCATGTGGGTGGAGCACATGAAGATGCTGATGAACGAGTACCGCCTGAACCTGGGCACGCGCGAGGCGCAGGAGTTCCTGTTGCGGCAGATGGAGCAGTACTTCTTCGGCGAAGGCTCGCAGTTGCCGCCGGACTACGTTCCTCCGGAGCGCTGA
- a CDS encoding alkaline phosphatase — protein MRRFILSAITSLLLLSPAMAQKRAKNVILFLADAAGVPTVSAASLHGYGEPLKLYVQSWPHMGLMDTTTASAYVTDSAAGMTAIVTGVKTQNGVISMGPDTERGKKDGRILKTLLEYAEEKGLATGVLTNVSIADATPAACYGHANDRRKQGELFLQIFRPRFGDGPDVVIGAGRKTIWSQAGSEIETAAQKAGRRIYASLADVPESERRPIVVSEGEMDVAAAARRALKLLSANRRGYFLMIEWDAHTDNPRQGLDNLVRFDRLIREIASQVNLNDTLLVFTADHSFELRITGGRRGVPLLEGLDEWMSGHSQKDEIRIPALRVGHSHTGEEVLIAAMGAGAERVRGYMPNTRVFEIIMQAWGWRPEPR, from the coding sequence ATGCGCAGGTTCATCCTCTCAGCAATCACTTCTCTGCTGCTGCTTTCGCCCGCCATGGCGCAGAAGCGGGCAAAGAACGTCATCCTGTTCCTCGCCGACGCGGCCGGAGTGCCAACGGTCAGCGCCGCCAGCCTCCACGGCTACGGCGAGCCGCTGAAGCTGTACGTCCAGAGCTGGCCCCACATGGGGCTGATGGACACGACCACCGCCAGCGCCTACGTCACCGACTCGGCCGCGGGCATGACCGCCATCGTCACCGGAGTGAAGACGCAAAACGGCGTCATCAGCATGGGCCCGGACACCGAGCGCGGAAAGAAGGACGGGCGCATCCTGAAGACGCTGCTTGAGTACGCCGAAGAGAAAGGCCTGGCCACCGGCGTTCTGACCAACGTTTCCATAGCCGACGCCACTCCGGCGGCCTGCTACGGCCACGCCAACGACCGGCGCAAGCAGGGGGAACTGTTCCTGCAAATCTTCCGCCCGCGCTTTGGGGACGGGCCGGACGTCGTCATCGGCGCCGGCCGCAAGACCATCTGGAGCCAGGCGGGCAGCGAGATTGAAACGGCGGCGCAGAAGGCGGGCCGCAGGATCTATGCCTCGCTTGCGGACGTCCCGGAGAGCGAAAGGCGGCCCATCGTCGTCAGCGAGGGCGAGATGGACGTGGCCGCGGCCGCGCGCCGGGCGCTGAAGCTGCTCTCGGCCAACCGCAGGGGATATTTCCTGATGATCGAGTGGGACGCGCACACCGACAACCCGCGCCAGGGGCTGGACAACCTGGTGAGGTTCGACAGGCTGATCCGCGAGATCGCCTCGCAGGTGAACCTGAACGACACGCTGCTCGTCTTCACGGCCGACCACTCCTTCGAGCTCCGCATCACCGGGGGCCGGCGCGGCGTGCCGCTGCTGGAAGGACTCGACGAGTGGATGTCCGGCCACAGCCAGAAGGATGAGATCCGCATTCCGGCGCTGCGGGTGGGCCACTCGCACACGGGCGAGGAGGTGCTGATCGCCGCCATGGGCGCGGGCGCGGAGCGCGTGCGCGGCTATATGCCGAACACGCGGGTCTTCGAGATCATCATGCAGGCCTGGGGCTGGCGTCCCGAGCCGCGCTGA
- a CDS encoding fructokinase: MPRYGALEAGGTKFLAAVGEDPLRLENITRIPTSNEPAETMEAVIDYFLRAGPLESLGVATFGPVDLATGRITTTPKLAWRDYPLRETLARALGVPVVLDTDVNGAALAEARLGAGRGVDDLVYFTVGTGIGGGAITGGRLLHGRMHPEMGHLLVRRAPGEAADFRGVCPYHADCLEGMASGPAIEARWGATPESLPARHAAWRLEADYLAQACMAAVCVLSPSVIVLGGGVMEQEQLLEMVRQRLNEYAQRYFPLPRIERPALEHPGLSGAMMLAMKAAR; encoded by the coding sequence ATGCCGCGGTACGGAGCCCTGGAAGCGGGCGGGACGAAATTCCTGGCAGCGGTGGGAGAGGATCCGCTCCGGCTGGAAAACATCACGCGCATTCCCACGTCGAATGAGCCGGCCGAGACGATGGAAGCGGTGATTGACTATTTCCTCCGTGCCGGCCCGCTCGAGTCCCTTGGGGTGGCGACTTTCGGGCCGGTGGATCTCGCCACCGGGCGCATCACCACGACGCCGAAGCTCGCCTGGAGGGATTATCCGCTGCGGGAGACGCTGGCTCGCGCGCTGGGAGTGCCTGTCGTCCTGGATACGGACGTCAACGGCGCCGCGCTGGCCGAGGCCCGCCTGGGAGCCGGCCGGGGCGTGGACGACCTGGTCTATTTCACCGTGGGGACGGGCATTGGCGGGGGAGCCATCACGGGCGGACGTCTGCTGCACGGACGGATGCATCCGGAGATGGGCCATCTGCTGGTGCGCCGCGCGCCGGGAGAAGCGGCGGACTTCCGGGGCGTCTGCCCGTATCACGCCGACTGTCTGGAAGGCATGGCGAGCGGGCCGGCGATCGAGGCGCGCTGGGGCGCCACGCCCGAGTCCCTGCCCGCCCGGCATGCGGCCTGGCGGCTGGAGGCGGACTATCTCGCTCAGGCCTGCATGGCGGCCGTGTGCGTCCTTTCCCCGAGCGTGATCGTTCTCGGTGGCGGCGTGATGGAGCAGGAGCAGCTCCTCGAGATGGTGCGGCAGCGGCTGAACGAATACGCGCAGCGCTATTTCCCGCTGCCGCGGATCGAACGGCCGGCGCTGGAACATCCGGGCCTGAGCGGAGCGATGATGCTCGCCATGAAGGCGGCCCGGTGA
- the atpC gene encoding ATP synthase epsilon chain, whose amino-acid sequence MSALLRLEVATPERLLLRENVRQAQVPAANGYLGILPDHAPLLSELGIGVLIYELENGQKKWMSIIGGYVEVGPDRIRVLANRAENADEIDVARAQAALKRANERIMNPTPDVDIARALNALRRAQARLEAAAHK is encoded by the coding sequence ATGTCTGCCCTGCTGCGCCTTGAAGTGGCCACGCCCGAGCGGCTCCTGCTGCGGGAGAACGTGCGGCAGGCGCAGGTGCCCGCGGCCAACGGCTACCTCGGCATCCTGCCCGACCACGCGCCGCTGCTGTCTGAACTGGGTATCGGCGTCCTCATCTACGAGCTCGAAAACGGGCAGAAGAAGTGGATGTCCATCATCGGCGGCTATGTCGAGGTGGGTCCGGACCGCATCCGCGTGCTCGCCAACCGCGCCGAGAACGCCGATGAAATCGACGTCGCCCGCGCCCAGGCCGCCCTCAAGCGCGCCAATGAGCGCATCATGAATCCGACGCCGGACGTCGACATCGCCCGGGCCCTCAACGCGCTCCGCCGCGCTCAGGCCCGCCTGGAAGCCGCCGCCCACAAGTAA
- the atpD gene encoding ATP synthase subunit beta: protein MSETTNEKVIGKVVQVAGPAVDIQFPEGQVPVIYTAVRITGDGFDTPFPIDVTVEVMQHLGEGRVRCVALQPTEGLVRGMKAISLGEPITMPVGKQTLGRVLNVLGQPVDEMGPLVTEKRYPIHRPAPSFEEQSTATEMFETGIKVIDLLEPYLRGGKIGLFGGAGVGKTVIIMELINNIAMQHGGVSVFGGVGERTREGNDLWLEMQEAGVLDPTDWTKSKVALIYGQMTEPPGARLRVALSALTVAEYFRDDEGQDVLLFIDNIFRFTQAGSEVSALLGRMPSAVGYQPNLATEMGELQERITSTKRGSITSVQAIYVPADDYTDPAPATTFAHLDATTQLSREIAAIGIYPAVDPLASTSRILDPLVVGEEHYNTAQRVKQILQRYKDLQDIIAILGMDELSEEDKLTVSRARKIQRFLSQPFHVAEQFTGFKGKYVKLADTIRGFREICDGKHDDIPEQAFYMQGTIEDVLERAEQLRKAS, encoded by the coding sequence ATGAGCGAAACGACGAACGAAAAAGTCATCGGAAAAGTGGTTCAGGTGGCCGGCCCCGCGGTCGACATCCAGTTCCCGGAGGGCCAGGTGCCCGTCATCTATACCGCGGTGCGCATCACCGGTGACGGCTTTGACACGCCTTTCCCCATCGACGTCACCGTCGAGGTCATGCAGCACCTTGGCGAAGGCCGCGTCCGCTGCGTCGCCCTCCAGCCCACCGAAGGGCTGGTGCGCGGCATGAAGGCCATTTCGCTCGGCGAGCCGATCACCATGCCGGTTGGCAAGCAGACCCTCGGCCGCGTCCTCAATGTCCTCGGCCAGCCCGTCGACGAGATGGGCCCGCTGGTCACCGAGAAGCGCTACCCCATCCACCGCCCCGCGCCCTCTTTCGAGGAGCAGTCCACCGCCACCGAGATGTTTGAAACGGGCATCAAGGTGATCGACCTGCTCGAGCCCTACCTCCGCGGCGGCAAGATCGGCCTGTTCGGCGGCGCCGGTGTCGGCAAGACCGTCATCATCATGGAGCTGATCAACAACATCGCCATGCAGCATGGCGGCGTCAGCGTCTTCGGCGGCGTCGGCGAACGCACCCGCGAAGGCAACGACCTCTGGCTCGAAATGCAGGAAGCCGGCGTGCTCGACCCCACCGACTGGACGAAGTCCAAGGTCGCCCTCATCTACGGCCAGATGACCGAGCCGCCCGGCGCCCGCCTCCGCGTGGCGCTGTCGGCCCTCACCGTCGCCGAGTATTTCCGCGACGACGAGGGGCAGGACGTCCTGCTCTTCATCGACAACATCTTCCGCTTCACCCAGGCCGGCAGCGAGGTCTCGGCGCTGCTCGGGCGCATGCCCTCGGCCGTCGGCTACCAGCCCAACCTCGCCACCGAAATGGGCGAACTCCAGGAGCGCATCACTTCCACCAAGCGCGGCTCGATCACCTCCGTGCAGGCCATCTACGTCCCCGCCGACGACTACACCGACCCCGCACCCGCCACCACCTTCGCGCACCTCGACGCCACCACCCAGCTTTCGCGCGAAATCGCCGCCATCGGCATCTACCCGGCCGTCGATCCGCTGGCCTCGACCTCGCGCATCCTCGACCCGCTCGTCGTCGGCGAGGAGCACTACAACACCGCCCAGCGCGTCAAGCAGATCCTGCAACGCTACAAGGACCTTCAGGACATCATCGCCATCCTCGGCATGGACGAGCTCAGCGAGGAGGACAAGCTCACCGTCTCCCGCGCGCGCAAGATCCAGCGCTTCCTCTCGCAGCCGTTCCATGTGGCCGAGCAGTTCACCGGCTTCAAGGGCAAGTACGTCAAGCTCGCCGACACGATCCGCGGGTTCAGGGAGATCTGCGACGGCAAGCACGACGACATCCCCGAACAGGCCTTCTACATGCAGGGAACCATCGAGGACGTGCTCGAGCGCGCCGAGCAGCTCAGGAAAGCGAGCTGA
- a CDS encoding ATP synthase subunit gamma → MPSLIDIRRRIRSVKNTQQITRAMKMVSSARLRRAQDRVINSRPYARMAAELLGDVVAAVGPELVEQLPLLAARDEERIQVVLITADRGLAGAFNTNLIKAAQQFLADHREQQVEVELVGRKGRDFFIRRPVRTSGETVGISQNPSQADAERLARKLIERFTAGEVDSVYLIYNEFKSVLSQKVTLKKILPIAMPAAAATREYIFEQPPMQMLERLLPDFIVLQVLEAFLESAAAEQAARMTAMDAATTNAGEMIEKLTLYMNRVRQASITREIIEVVSGASALE, encoded by the coding sequence ATGCCCAGCCTGATCGACATCCGCCGGCGCATCCGGTCGGTCAAGAACACGCAGCAGATCACGCGCGCCATGAAGATGGTGTCTTCGGCGCGTCTGCGCCGCGCCCAGGACCGCGTCATCAACTCGCGTCCGTACGCGCGCATGGCCGCCGAACTGCTCGGCGACGTCGTGGCGGCCGTCGGCCCCGAGCTGGTGGAACAGCTCCCGCTGCTCGCCGCGCGCGACGAAGAGCGCATCCAGGTGGTGCTGATCACCGCCGACCGCGGCCTGGCCGGCGCCTTCAACACCAACCTGATCAAGGCGGCGCAGCAGTTCCTGGCCGACCACCGCGAGCAGCAGGTCGAAGTCGAGCTCGTCGGGCGAAAAGGCCGCGACTTTTTCATCAGGCGCCCGGTGCGCACAAGCGGCGAGACGGTCGGCATCAGCCAGAACCCCTCGCAGGCCGACGCCGAGCGGCTCGCCCGGAAGCTGATCGAACGCTTCACCGCCGGCGAAGTGGACTCGGTGTATCTGATTTACAACGAGTTCAAGAGCGTGCTCTCGCAGAAGGTCACGCTGAAGAAGATCCTGCCCATCGCCATGCCCGCCGCCGCGGCGACGCGCGAATACATCTTCGAGCAGCCGCCCATGCAGATGCTCGAAAGGCTGCTGCCGGACTTCATCGTGCTCCAGGTGCTGGAGGCGTTCCTCGAGTCGGCCGCCGCCGAGCAGGCGGCCCGCATGACGGCCATGGACGCGGCCACCACCAACGCCGGTGAGATGATCGAAAAACTCACCCTCTACATGAACCGCGTCCGCCAGGCGAGCATCACGCGCGAAATCATCGAAGTGGTCAGCGGCGCCAGCGCGCTGGAATGA
- the atpA gene encoding ATP synthase subunit alpha, which yields MAQIRADEIARVLREEIESYDKAVEVAETGYVVTVGDGIARVHGLDRVMAGELVELPHGVVGLAMNLEEDEVGVVLFGETHLIREGDEVRRTRRIMSVPVGEALIGRVVNALGEPIDDKGPIRTEHYGPVERLAPGVVDRKPVREPLQTGIKAIDAMIPIGRGQRELIIGDRQTGKTAIAIDTIINQKGQDVICIYVAIGQKRSTVAQVVKTLTEHGAMDYTIVVAATASESAALQYLAPYAGCAMGEYFRDRGGHALCVYDDLSKQAAAYREISLLLRRPPGREAYPGDVFYLHSRLLERAAKLNDKLGGGSLTALPFIETQAGDVSAYIPTNVISITDGQIYLQADLFNSNIRPAVDVGISVSRVGGNAQIKAMKQVAGSLRLELAQYRALAAFAQFGSDLDKASQAQLNRGRRLTEILKQPQYRPLPVEKQVLILFAGVNGYLDDLPVEACQPFEAELYRFADASHPEILAEIREKKAISEDLKARMEAMLAEFKQRFKAEHKLK from the coding sequence AATCGCCCGCGTGCTGCGGGAGGAGATCGAAAGTTACGACAAGGCGGTCGAGGTCGCCGAGACCGGCTACGTGGTGACGGTGGGCGACGGCATCGCCCGCGTTCACGGCCTTGACCGGGTAATGGCGGGCGAGCTCGTCGAGCTGCCCCACGGCGTCGTCGGCCTCGCCATGAACCTCGAAGAGGACGAGGTCGGCGTCGTGCTGTTCGGCGAGACCCACCTGATCAGGGAGGGCGACGAAGTCCGCCGCACGCGGCGCATCATGTCCGTGCCCGTCGGCGAAGCGCTCATTGGCCGCGTCGTCAACGCCCTCGGCGAGCCCATCGACGACAAGGGCCCCATCCGCACCGAACACTACGGCCCGGTCGAGCGCCTCGCACCCGGCGTCGTCGACCGCAAGCCCGTGCGCGAACCGCTCCAGACCGGCATCAAGGCCATCGACGCGATGATCCCCATCGGCCGCGGCCAGCGCGAGCTCATCATCGGCGACCGCCAGACCGGCAAGACCGCCATCGCCATCGACACGATCATCAACCAGAAGGGCCAGGACGTCATCTGCATCTACGTCGCCATCGGCCAGAAGCGCTCCACCGTCGCCCAGGTCGTCAAGACGCTCACCGAGCATGGCGCCATGGACTACACCATCGTCGTCGCCGCCACCGCCAGTGAGTCCGCCGCTCTTCAGTACCTGGCGCCCTACGCCGGCTGCGCCATGGGCGAATACTTCCGCGACCGCGGCGGACACGCCCTCTGCGTCTACGACGACCTCAGCAAGCAGGCGGCCGCCTACCGCGAGATTTCGCTGCTGCTGCGCCGTCCGCCCGGCCGCGAGGCTTACCCCGGCGACGTCTTCTACCTGCACTCGCGCCTGCTCGAGCGCGCCGCCAAGCTCAACGACAAGCTCGGCGGCGGCTCGCTCACCGCGCTGCCGTTTATTGAAACGCAGGCCGGCGACGTCTCAGCCTATATTCCCACCAACGTCATCTCGATCACCGACGGCCAGATCTATCTTCAGGCGGACCTGTTCAACTCGAACATCCGTCCCGCCGTGGACGTGGGCATCTCGGTCAGCCGCGTCGGCGGCAACGCGCAGATCAAGGCGATGAAACAGGTGGCCGGCTCGCTCCGCCTGGAGCTTGCCCAGTACCGCGCCCTGGCCGCCTTCGCGCAGTTCGGCTCCGACCTCGACAAGGCCTCGCAGGCCCAGCTCAACCGCGGCCGCCGCCTCACCGAGATCCTCAAGCAGCCGCAATACCGCCCGCTGCCCGTCGAAAAACAGGTGCTGATCCTGTTCGCCGGCGTCAACGGCTATCTGGACGACCTGCCGGTGGAGGCCTGCCAGCCGTTCGAGGCCGAGCTCTACCGCTTCGCCGACGCTTCCCACCCGGAGATCCTCGCCGAGATCCGCGAAAAGAAGGCCATCAGCGAGGACCTGAAGGCGCGCATGGAAGCGATGCTCGCTGAATTCAAGCAGCGCTTCAAGGCCGAACACAAGCTGAAGTAG